Genomic DNA from Streptococcus uberis:
CATTAACTTTTCTAATCATAGTATTAATGTTGCCAGGAAAATTATATTAGAATATTTACTCTGTTTCTCCTTTTGATATATTTTTTCCTTCTTTTTGTTTCCATTTTTCAATAAGTTTTGATACTCTTTCTTCTTCCTCATCGTGATATCCCTCAAAGATGACCTCATCAATATCTTCCTCATTAAAATAATACACTTGCTCCATATTTAAACCTTCTGGGAAAATCCCGCCCAGATAATCAAAATAAACATCTTGTCCATTTTGCTCCACAATTGAAGCACGATTCAAAATCACTAATTTTTGGTTTCCACCAACCAAATAGACAATACTTCCTACTGGTAACATTATTCTTTCTCCTTTGTTATGTAATATATTCTGCCATTCATTGACGGCTGAAATTCTATAAATTTAATAAATATCATAATATTTACAAAAATTATTCCAAACATAAAAATATTGGCATAATTACTACCAAAGAATGCCATCATCCAAAAAATACCATATCCAATTACCATTATGAAAAGACCTTTGAGTATATTTTTTTTCCTAGGCTTATTATTTATTAATGTATATTTTTCAATCCCATCAAAATTTATTTGATTTGTTTTAAATATTAGTAAAGCTATTAATACTAATGTTGTTAGAAAACTTATCCCTATAAATAATAAGGGATGAGAAAAAATAAATAAATCCTTTGTAATAATTCCAATATTGAACTTATCAGGAAATAACATGACATGAGGCAAATAAAAAAGAAGAAGAATTGTATAGATTTTATCAATCTTAAATGACCTTTGTTTTTTCACCCTGTAATTATCTTTTATTTCCGTCACATCATAGACATCCCAACTTGATAATTCTTCAGGAAATAATGCTAAAAAATAGTTTTTAAAATTTTTCGGATCAGAATAATCAATAACATAATATTTCCTATCAACTCTTATAAGATAATATCTAATGTTTATGCGACATATTTTTTCAACTGAATATAACTTTTCTTTTGGCATGATTTCTCCTAATTCCATGAAAAATTCTTTTTAAATGAACGTCCAATTTCATTTAAAGAGTCACCTACATTATTTACTGCATCATGAAATGGTTTCATTTTTTTATAAGCTGCTTTGACTCCAACTGTAGCAACTGCTCCAACTGCTACTGCAACTATTACAGGGGCTGCAAAAGTTGCTGCAAAACCAGTTGCGGTTGCGCCTAAGCCAATTGCTATAGCTGTTCCTGCGGTTGCACCAACAGTACCTGCAACCACACCTGTTGTTGTAGTTACAGCGCTATAGGACATTGCTCTACCAACATTATGATACTCATCATAATGTTCTTTTGCATCTGCATAATAATTGTATGCTATGAGTGCTCTACCTCCCACTCTTGCACACTTACCAATCGTTTTACTTTGAGCATTTGTAATACCTTTAAGTTTACTTGTTGCACTTTTACGCAAAGGATTAGTATCCTTTACGAACCGTCCGTTAGCATCTCTTGGCTGTAATTTTGCACCATAAACTTTACCTATATTTTTGCCATCTTTAATAATAATTTTCCCAAATTTATCAAATTGTTGACCTGCAGCCTCAGTACCATAATTCATATAATCTGTAGTTTCTGTTTGAAAATCTGTAAGAGCATCTTTTCCATCATAGGTTTCATTTGACTTTTTCCTCTTCAGTTCCTTAGCTTTTGCTTCTTTTCTTACTTCCATCCCTGTCTTGATTGTTTTTGTCCATTCAAGTCCTTTTCCTGAGGTATCAAATGTGCCATTGAAGTTGTTAAAACCTGTTGAAACAAAGCTTAGTCCTGTAGAAACAGAATCTTGGAACTCGGCTAGGGCCTCAAATACAGAACTAGATTCTGCATTGAATTCCATAAGATTTTTGAGTTTCTTCTTATTTTTTCTCAGTCTCGCTTTAACTGTTGCTTCAAGTCCATCCAATGCATGTGATAAAAAGGAGGCATGTTTCTCTAGATGTGCTTGTAAATCTTGGATTTTGATCAATAGCTCTTGATCTTTTTCGATTTTATCAGTTAAGACTTCTGAGTCCAAACTTTCGCTACCACACTTTTCCGCATACAAAGTCTGTAATTTTGTGACACCTTTTTCTGTTTCCTCAGATAAGAGGATCATACCATCAATTAATGGTCCTAAAACACTTGTCGCATATGCTTTGGCATTTTGATAGGCAGCTCCCTTCAGTTGGTCCTGACTGGCAAAGCTGCTTAGGCTTTGTTTAGCATCGGTTAATGCTGATACTCTCTGAGAAACAATGGCAGAAACTGATGATGCTTGGGCACTCATTGTTCCGACATTAACTTTTACCATTTAGATCTCCTTTCCTAAGTTGTTCTTCTTTTTCAAGATACAATAATTGTCTTTTTTGGAGAATATGATCGAGTTCATCCCTTAGTTTAAGCTCTTCTTCCTTTAATTTACGTTTCTCATCAGAATAATAATCTTCAACTAGACGACTTTGTCTTGAAAAAACACTTAGGATTTCTTCATTTTCTTGAATTTCTTCTTGTGTTAGTTCCAACGAATAATTTCGGATGGATTGGTGGATATCACTTTGTAAATTAACGGCTTTCTCATAAGATTTTTCCAATTGGAATGCTCTCTCTTCTATTCTTTCAACCTGCCTCTGCACACTTGCTATTTGATTATCTAATGCGTTTAATTCTATCCCTTCCATTCCTTTTCCTCCCCTTATTTAAAATAAGGCTTTGGAGTGATAGAAGGACTTGTATAAAGGGTTGGTGAATAGTAATTTGGGGCAGAGATGGATTGACTAATAGCTAAGTCCATGGCCTCAAATTCACTTGCTGTAGAGTGAATGAGACCAATAAACTCTGTTAATTTATCTGCTATTTCACCACTTTTACTAGCTTCATTTTCAATGTAAAGATTTGCACTAGTCTGTCCAGAATATTGACTAGAATCATCCTTACTTGCCTTACCTATGGCTGTGATGCCACTGGCTCCTGTTTGTATGGCAGTTGCACAGGTGGATGCCACCGATGCATCACTTTGTATTTTTGCCATTCGCTCTCCTTTCCTAGTCTATGGTTAATTTCAGTTTTTGATAGGTCTTTCTATCGTGGATGTATGCCTCATCTTTTTCAAGGCGTTGTTCTTTACTATTATATACTTTTTCAAGGAATGTTTGGTCCATGAGGCGCATACCAGCAAGAACGTATTGAACCGTTGTGCGAACGTACTTAGGCACAGCATCAATCTTAGTCCCAACATAATTATAGCTTGACCCAATCATCAGATGGAGGCCATAACGTGGTCCATTATCCAATAAAGCCTGAATCTGCTCAAGTTTCATGTTACTCTTAGCCACAAAACTTTCAAAATCAGGAATCATAATAAACCATTCGGTATTTTCTGCCTGACTTTCACGTTGCTGCAACTCATAGATCAACTGATCCGCCATATCTGAAATCATATCAGACCCCACATAAGTACGGACCTGACCTTGATAGCCTTCATATTCGCCAAGGGAATCGATGATCATCGTATGGTATTTAGGGACTTTAAGTAAGACTTTCATGATATGAGTACCTAATGCTTGGAGCGACTCGTCAGAATCAGACATGTAAAGCAAATGCTTAAATTTATTGAGAGCTAAGCTATAACTTTCAACATTGATCATGTCAAGCCCCAGTGGCAAACGGTTATTGCTTAAATCTGTTTGAACTGTTTCCTTAGACATAAACTCATCATAAGTGAGTTCTTCTGGCACAATTGGGATATTCTTAGGTCTTGGTCCTGTCCATTTGGCATTCATGACATCAGATTCCGCCTGGATGTTGTTGATGATGTCAAAGGTTTCGGTGCCTTCTGTTGGTAGGGCTACTTGGATGACTTCAATCTCATCACGTTTAATGAGACCACGACCTGGAATATCTTCCATGACATGTTGGTGACGACCAACAAGTGTACGGGATTCTGAATCATCTGTTAACTTAAGGGCTAATCGTTCTTTTAGATTGGCCATTAAAGATGATCTTAAGGCTGCCATACGTCCTGCAGAGATGACTAAGGAAATCCCTAATGATGAGCCATCACGCGAAATGTTCTGGAAGCAAGCTTCAAGATTTGTTAGATGCTGTGCTTCTCTTAAACCTTCATAACTGTCAATAACAATCAGAATTTGAGGCATGGTTTCGCCAGAAACTTGACGGTACAGTTTTGCTGTGGCTACATTATATCGGCTAAGAGCTTTCTTACGAGTTGCCATCTCTGCTTTGATGCGTGTGATAAATTTTGTGATTTTTTCTTCGTCATCAATGGTAAAGAAATCTGCCACATGTGGTAAACGTCTTAGTGGTAGAAGACCATTTGTTCCAAAGTCAAAGAGGTATAGGTGTAAGAATTCTGGTGAATTGTGACGGACCAAGTCCATTGTCACTGTTTGTAGGGTTGTTGATTTCCCCATACTCGGTCCAGCAAAGACAGCAAAGTGCCCATCTTCTTCAAAGTCGTGGTAAGCCACTTCTTGTGCTTGTTGGCTAGGAATATCCATGAAACCAAGGACAGCATTATATGATGGCGCTTGGGCCCAGAGATTTGCTGATTCTCCCTGGCGTAATTGGGTCACTGCTATTTGAGTGTTTAATGGCGGTAGCCATGGTTGTGGCAAGTCTGCGATTCCTAGTTCTTTGGTTAATTTTTGGATATTTTCTACGATGGCATCCAATTCCGTAGGAACTTCTTTGATGTTTTCGGCTTGATCCAAACCTGATAGGTCTTCATTGAGGATTTCATACTGTCCTAGGTCGTTGATGGCATAGATGGTATGGTCTTCGATGCCTTGCTCATCTTTTTCTGGCTGGTAATCTGCTCCAGACCAGGCTGATTGGAAGAGTTCATAGACTTCGTTATTACCAACTTGAAGGTAAGCACGGCCAGCTTGTGTAATTTCGGCAGCATCTGGGGTATGAAGCATTTCCATTGAGTCACCACGGTCTGCCACTTTTAAGGCTAATTTAAAGCGAGAGTTTGACCAGATTTGGTCATCCACGACACCTGATGGTTTTTGGGTGGCAAGGATTAAGTGAATTCCGAGGGAACGTCCAATCCGTGCTGTTGAAACTAGTTCTTTCATAAACTCAGGTTGGTTGGATTTCAATTCCGCAAACTCATCTGAGATTAGGAAGAGGTGAGGCATTGGTTCTGACACTTCTCCAAGTTTATATTTCTTTTGGTATTGATTGATATGATTGACGTCATTTTCAGAAAAGAGTCGTTGGCGTCGTTTCAATTCAGCATTGATTGAAACAAGAGCACGCATTGACTGGGCACCATCCAAGTTGGTAATGGTTCCAAGTAAGTGGGGCAGATCCTTGAAAAGGTTTGCCATCCCACCACCTTTATAGTCAATTAAGAGAAAGGCGACATCATGTGGATGGAAATTAACTGCTAGGGACAGAATGTAGGACTGAATAATTTCTGATTTACCTGAGCCTGTTGTTCCTGCGACTAATCCATGTGGGCCATGGGCTTTTTCATGTAAGTTTAGGTAGACGATATCATCTTGTCCCCTTAAGCCTAATGGAACCGAAAGGGATTTATAAGGGGCGTGACTTGCCCAACGCTCTTCTACTTGTAGGTCACTGAACTCTTCAGCTCCATACATTTCCATGAAGGTAACAGATTCAGGGATTGAGGATTTCAAGTTTTGTAAATGGTTTAATGGTGCTAGGCGACGGGATAAGTTTTCTTTATCATAATCATCTGGGAAATGATCCAATTCAAAGTCTATTTCTTTCAGCTCGCCTTCTTCCATAACAAGTTGTCCGACATTGCGGTCCTTAATATTAATGATGGTTTTAATATTTTCGGATAAGCTAGACATGACATCTTGTACAAAAATCAATGAGCACCCTAGGTCTGTAGGATCTTCGGTAAAGAACTCCATGATGACATGGTCTAATATCAGTTTCTCGTCAGTTACAATCACCACGTAATGAGGGTTAAAGAAGGTACCTTCTTTAGCTGACTTATCCTCACGCTGAGTTCGGCGAAGTTTTAGGATTTGGTTGAGACTATTTAGAACCTGATCGCGGCTTCTTTGGTTATAGACAAAGCCACGCACATTCATTCCTTGTAAGGTTGCATGGGGTAACCATCGCATCCATTGCCACTTGTCCACTTCCTCTTCGGGAACAATTGTAATAAACTGAACATCATGATAGGAATGGAAGAAAGAAATCTGGTTGACCATCAGTTGGAGTTGCTCAAGCACCAATCCACGAGGACCAATATAACCTACTGGGCCATGGGAAAGATTAGCCACTATTGGCATATCATCAATGGTTTTATTGTCTTCATAAAGGCGGTAGCCCTCATGTTCTAGCGGATCTTTCTTACCAGAACGTTCCGGTTGCGTGTAACGAATATCATAGGCTGTTGGAACTTGACCTAAGCCTAGACGATAATATAGAAAATCAAAATGTAAGGGCGTTTTTTCATAAATTCTATGGTTGTAAGTCGCAGCCATTTTAGACAGTGTTTCAACAGTTGGATAATGGTAAAATTGCCCTTGTTTTTGTTCTCTAGCGAGTTCATTTAATTCTATGGATTTATCAGCTAAATACTCATGATAGGTATCAATACGCTCTTGTAAATCTAACTTAAATTGTTTCCGGTTCTTGAAAAAACCAGTCACTGAAAAAATAACTGTCACTAAAGACATAGACATGGTCGCAAGAATGTATATTCCCCTAGGACGGAAAATCGAAATCACAACGGATACTGTCAACATCACTAAAGGTGGAACAATTAATTTAATCAGTTCATCTTTAGGTTTGTTTGGTTCATTTGGTGGCGCTTCGACTGTTTTTTTCTCTTCACTTGGACGGTAAATAATACGAGGTGACCGATGAAAATCGGGATAGTCTGGGTAATATTGAAAATCCGAACTGTTTTTTTCAGTTAATTTACTTTGGTAATCTTGATTTCCCCAGACAAAGATTTCATAATCAAATACTTTTATAGTGACCTCTTTGAAACTTAATTCGTCTCCCAAGCCAAGTTCTAAGCTATTGGCCTCTGTCAGGATGTGATTATTGAGGTACAGACTGCCCTTCAAAAGGGTTAAAGCCCAAACACTTCCGATTCGTTTCAACAGAAATTGAGGAACCTGACCCGTAAAGGTGATATCATACCCTTTTAAAGAACCAATTAAAACTTCTGTTTGATCAAGCGGTGTATAGACCTTCGTGTCTTCATCTGCAATGTAAAAAACAATGCCTTCAATCTCAGTTCCTTGTTCAAGGATTGCCTTTTGCCCCTTTACTTGATAAAAAAGCTGGTCATCTTCATTTGAAATCACAATATCATCCTGTAGCTCTGTAATCGGTAGCACCGATTTTGACCGTGATGAAATAAGCGCTTCTTTTCCGCGCTCAAGAGAAAAGTCATAACGAAAACGATTATAGTATGAAACAATTAACATAAATTACCTACTTACTACTTGAGCTTGTGCTACTAGTTGCCGTATCCGAAGAAGAGGAGCTCGTCGTTGAGTCGCTTGTTGTTGTCTGCTCTTCCTCTTTTTTAGTCAAATCTGTTTTCCGGTCTTTCCAATACTTGTCATATTGACTTTGTAACTCCGATAGTTGACTTTCACGATCCTCACCTGATAATTTATCATCATTACGGACTTGGTCCATTTTTTGAACAAGAGCATAGATACTTAAGTCAGAATCATCCAAGCGTTTTGCCACATCAATCGCATCATCATTTAGACCGCGACCAATATTGATCCAATAATCTAAATAGAGTTCATCTGTTTTTAAGGTCACATTATTCAAGATAACAGCTCTTTGTTCATCAGAAAATTCCATGCCCTTAATATAAGACTTGGCCAATTCATATTTTTGCGTGTATGGAATTTTGTTAACTTTAACATTCTCTAATTTATCAATCACTTGGCTATAGTCTACTTTCAGATAAGAAGTATCAGCATCAAGCATTTTTTGTTTAAAAGGATTATGGATGAAAACGAGATAAACTAGCGGAATTAACAAGATTGTTGACAGAGCAGCTAGCCAAATGCTTGCATACTTATAGAGCTTATATTTACTTTGTGATACTTTGGCTAAAGTATGGTCTTCTTCTTCCTTTTTGGAATGATAATCATCCGATAAGGCTTGACGAACCTCATCAATCGTTTCTAATTGGTAAATATTCTTAAGAAAATCGGGTACTTCTACAACTGCAATTGAACCATTATAAAGATCCATAAAGTCATGTTCTGTAAAAAGAGAATATAAGAAACACTTAAATTGAAGCAAAAACTCAGCATTGTCAAACTGTCTTGGTACCATAATTTCTGGTAAACTCCGATAGGCAAGTCTAGCTGTAGCATTCTTCGTAAAGAATAAATTTTCAGGATGCAAGATTGTATTAATAGGTAATGTCAAGATTTTATCTAAATCGAGCACATTTAAAGCAAGTCTCAATTTTTCAGCCATTGTTTCAGACTTAATCGCATCAAATGTTAAACCATTAGCTTCGGTTGTGAATTGAAATTGAATGGTATCTGCATCAATGGCTGTTGTCATTGGCATTAATAAGGGATGATTAATTTCCAATAATTGCAACTGAGCTAAATTTTGTGTCCCAACTTCCGATCGTTTTAAGGATAACTGCCACTGATCTCTTTCTTTTTCGAAATTAAAAACTTGATTATCAAATTCAAATGTAGCTTCAGCCATTACATACTCTCCTTAATCATAATACAATCCCCATTTGTGATAGGATATCTTGCTAATACATCATTTTCAGCCAACAAAATGCCCTTATTCACCACTTTTAATTGGTATTTATTACGGCCCAAAGGACGGCCAAAAATGCCGTCCAATTCAGTTATTAATTGTTTGACCGTAATCTTTACTGGTATCCGTAAATCACGCGCTTCTTCTCCCATTATCAGGGTAATATTAATGTGTGTGTTCTTCATCTTTTTCCCTTAATTTCATCGTTAATATGGTGGCTATTC
This window encodes:
- the essB gene encoding type VII secretion protein EssB, producing the protein MAEATFEFDNQVFNFEKERDQWQLSLKRSEVGTQNLAQLQLLEINHPLLMPMTTAIDADTIQFQFTTEANGLTFDAIKSETMAEKLRLALNVLDLDKILTLPINTILHPENLFFTKNATARLAYRSLPEIMVPRQFDNAEFLLQFKCFLYSLFTEHDFMDLYNGSIAVVEVPDFLKNIYQLETIDEVRQALSDDYHSKKEEEDHTLAKVSQSKYKLYKYASIWLAALSTILLIPLVYLVFIHNPFKQKMLDADTSYLKVDYSQVIDKLENVKVNKIPYTQKYELAKSYIKGMEFSDEQRAVILNNVTLKTDELYLDYWINIGRGLNDDAIDVAKRLDDSDLSIYALVQKMDQVRNDDKLSGEDRESQLSELQSQYDKYWKDRKTDLTKKEEEQTTTSDSTTSSSSSDTATSSTSSSSK
- a CDS encoding DUF4176 domain-containing protein, whose amino-acid sequence is MMLPVGSIVYLVGGNQKLVILNRASIVEQNGQDVYFDYLGGIFPEGLNMEQVYYFNEEDIDEVIFEGYHDEEEERVSKLIEKWKQKEGKNISKGETE
- the essC gene encoding type VII secretion protein EssC → MLIVSYYNRFRYDFSLERGKEALISSRSKSVLPITELQDDIVISNEDDQLFYQVKGQKAILEQGTEIEGIVFYIADEDTKVYTPLDQTEVLIGSLKGYDITFTGQVPQFLLKRIGSVWALTLLKGSLYLNNHILTEANSLELGLGDELSFKEVTIKVFDYEIFVWGNQDYQSKLTEKNSSDFQYYPDYPDFHRSPRIIYRPSEEKKTVEAPPNEPNKPKDELIKLIVPPLVMLTVSVVISIFRPRGIYILATMSMSLVTVIFSVTGFFKNRKQFKLDLQERIDTYHEYLADKSIELNELAREQKQGQFYHYPTVETLSKMAATYNHRIYEKTPLHFDFLYYRLGLGQVPTAYDIRYTQPERSGKKDPLEHEGYRLYEDNKTIDDMPIVANLSHGPVGYIGPRGLVLEQLQLMVNQISFFHSYHDVQFITIVPEEEVDKWQWMRWLPHATLQGMNVRGFVYNQRSRDQVLNSLNQILKLRRTQREDKSAKEGTFFNPHYVVIVTDEKLILDHVIMEFFTEDPTDLGCSLIFVQDVMSSLSENIKTIINIKDRNVGQLVMEEGELKEIDFELDHFPDDYDKENLSRRLAPLNHLQNLKSSIPESVTFMEMYGAEEFSDLQVEERWASHAPYKSLSVPLGLRGQDDIVYLNLHEKAHGPHGLVAGTTGSGKSEIIQSYILSLAVNFHPHDVAFLLIDYKGGGMANLFKDLPHLLGTITNLDGAQSMRALVSINAELKRRQRLFSENDVNHINQYQKKYKLGEVSEPMPHLFLISDEFAELKSNQPEFMKELVSTARIGRSLGIHLILATQKPSGVVDDQIWSNSRFKLALKVADRGDSMEMLHTPDAAEITQAGRAYLQVGNNEVYELFQSAWSGADYQPEKDEQGIEDHTIYAINDLGQYEILNEDLSGLDQAENIKEVPTELDAIVENIQKLTKELGIADLPQPWLPPLNTQIAVTQLRQGESANLWAQAPSYNAVLGFMDIPSQQAQEVAYHDFEEDGHFAVFAGPSMGKSTTLQTVTMDLVRHNSPEFLHLYLFDFGTNGLLPLRRLPHVADFFTIDDEEKITKFITRIKAEMATRKKALSRYNVATAKLYRQVSGETMPQILIVIDSYEGLREAQHLTNLEACFQNISRDGSSLGISLVISAGRMAALRSSLMANLKERLALKLTDDSESRTLVGRHQHVMEDIPGRGLIKRDEIEVIQVALPTEGTETFDIINNIQAESDVMNAKWTGPRPKNIPIVPEELTYDEFMSKETVQTDLSNNRLPLGLDMINVESYSLALNKFKHLLYMSDSDESLQALGTHIMKVLLKVPKYHTMIIDSLGEYEGYQGQVRTYVGSDMISDMADQLIYELQQRESQAENTEWFIMIPDFESFVAKSNMKLEQIQALLDNGPRYGLHLMIGSSYNYVGTKIDAVPKYVRTTVQYVLAGMRLMDQTFLEKVYNSKEQRLEKDEAYIHDRKTYQKLKLTID
- a CDS encoding TIGR04197 family type VII secretion effector, yielding MAKIQSDASVASTCATAIQTGASGITAIGKASKDDSSQYSGQTSANLYIENEASKSGEIADKLTEFIGLIHSTASEFEAMDLAISQSISAPNYYSPTLYTSPSITPKPYFK
- a CDS encoding EsaB/YukD family protein, with amino-acid sequence MKNTHINITLIMGEEARDLRIPVKITVKQLITELDGIFGRPLGRNKYQLKVVNKGILLAENDVLARYPITNGDCIMIKESM